The nucleotide sequence GCGGTCTGGAGGTGTTGATTGGCTTCCTTGGTGTCCATCGGAGCCACCCCCTCGACCGATTGGTCATTCTGGCTTGTGTTGACTTTGTCTATGACGAAGCTGCCCTGGAACAGTTACAAGAATTGGGAATAGTCCCCTTGCTAGTTGCTCGGTTAGTGGAGCTGGCTAAAGGTGAGGAGCCATCTGCTGGGAAGATGGATGTGAGCCTCACCTCTACCATGTTTGCTTCAGAGCTGCTGTCTACGTCATGTTTCGACTCATTTGACTTCCCTCCCCCAGAGGGGAACAGGAAAGAGGAGATGGGGAAGGAGCATGTCCTTGGGTCATCCAGCTTTCTTAGCCTGAGGTGAGTGAACAGACTCACCTTTGCCCCCCTCTGGGTTTGTGCACCTGTGATTTATTTGAGTTTTGTAAAAATGGTTATCTGACCTGTCCTATTGCTGCTCCTCCAGGTCCTGGTTGGTGTCTGAGGGGTTGATCTCCTCTGAGGGGGATCTTCTTGACTCTCCTGGAGGCACGGAGGGAGATTGGGGGAGTCTTCATATCCCCTCTTCTTCTCCCCAAACCTCTTCCACTAACTGTCATTCCCCTTTAAAATGCTTATCTCCTACCCGCTCACTACCTTCCTCCACTCCCTTATCCGCACCCAAATCTCGGAGTCAATCCACCCCCTCTACCTCAACGAGTTCTCCAGCTCAGGTCCACATGTCATATCCCTCAAAAACTGCTGATCTGTCTCCCTGtgtccctctgccctcctctacctccacccccCAAGCCCAGCCCagctcctctacctccacccccCAAGCCCAGCCCagctcctctacctccacccccCAAGCCCAGCCCAGCTCCTCTACCTCCAACCCCCGAGCCCAGCCCagctcctctacctccacccccCGAGCCCAGCCCGGctcctctacctcttctctcccttcccccACTATCCCACCCCTCACTTCCGTCTCCCCATCCAAGTTCTCCTCCCCTCCACGGAAATGGCCACGTGTCCCCTCAACCACCCGCTCCAGTGTGGTGCCCCTCGACACCCCTCCCACAGTGTCCCGACCCCAGGcctaccaccacccctaccaccctgAGCCTTGGGCCCCAGAGTCTCCCATCCTGCTGCTGCTCTCACGCTTCTCTCACGCCACGGACCCCAGCGCTGCTCTGGTCAACTCAGGCATCATCTCTGGCCTACTGTTCTACCTCAGCCAGCATCAGGACCCCAGCGGCAGGTGCTTCCGCATGCTGTGCCGGCTGAGCTGCAACCCCAACTGTCTGCAGGCGCTGGTCAGGACTGGCTCAGTGGCTCTGATCCGCCACCACCTGGTCCAGAGAGGGAGTGACCCTGAGAGTTggggagctggagagaggcagACTGATAGGGTCAAGGCCAAAGTGAAACAGCTTGGTAAGTTTAATTGATGTACTTGGTCATAAAGTTTGGTTTTTAGTTTGTGTATTGGTGCTGCTGTAACATTTGGGTATAATTTCTTGTGCATATGTCTTTAGGTCTTGCTCTGCTTAGTAATCTACGCGTTCAGTGTGAGTCTGGATTTGGTTCTGGAGTCCTGAGCCATGTAATGCTGTCAGGCTCAGAGTCAGACAAGCTGAACTGTGCCCTGTCTCTACCACTAATAAATGGGTAAGTCAAATTGTCTTGTGTGAAATGGCACTGGTGGAATGTTCTGAAATGTATACCAACTGTAATCTGACATCAACTTGTGTGCCCTAACAGTAACAAGGCTCTCTTGAAGAAACTTCTTCTCGACAACGGTGGTCTACTCTTGGCTCTGGAGCCCCTTGGATGTAATGAGGACGAGGAAGAGGAAGACCATCACACCAGTGAATGCCGACGACTCCTCTCAGATTGTCTCAACTCACCGCAACATGTCTCCGCCCCCCAGCTCCACTCTCTATATTTCTCCCTGCTGATTGGATGCCTCTCTAGTCTGATGGGTTGCCCCAAAACAGTACTGGCTAAAAGAAGGTGCAGGGTACTCAGTCCTATCAAACCCCTGTCAGTCTCACAAACCGGTAAAGCTTCACCCCCTCCCTTAAAAAAGCCTCGTCTGGTCAATATCTGTCCTTACAATGACTCAACCTTTGACCTCCTCTTCCTGCTGGACGATGGGAGCCAGGTGTCAGCCAATAGGGAAGCAGTGGCTGGGGCGGAGGGAACCGAGGTGGTGGGGTCAGAGTACTTCAGGGCCCTGTTGAGGGGGGGCTTTGGAGAAGCTCAAGGGAGAACTGGGGAGGCCATCCCCATCAGGGATGTGAGCCAAGGCATGCTGCTACCTGTACTGCACTATCTGCATGGCTGTCGCCTGAACAAGGACGGAGAGACTGCAGAGGAACAGggggatgagatggagagagaaggcagAGGAGAGTGTCAGATTTTGGGATCCTTGGCCTCTGAAGGACTGGGTGTCTGGAGAGATGGGGCAGAAGAACCCTCACCAGAGGCACAGGGCTTCCAGAAGACCCCCCTAGCTGAGACGATGATGGGGGCCTGTAGGTTTTTGGTGACagagttgcagagggaggtggaggatctgtgtgtgtctttgctgTCCTGCTCTGCCAAGAATGCTGGTCGAATTGCAGACGTTGGCAAAAAGCCTCCATCTAACATGGACCAATATGGGTCAGAGGGAGAGTCTGCTGATGAGAGCCTGGCAAACCGCACATCTGGACTAGAGTTGAGTGGTTCTGAGGGCCAGACAGACTCCTTGGCCCCCACAGTGACAGCAGGCCAGGCTGAGTCACTACATGGCTCTGGACTCCAACCCTGTCAGCAGACAGAGGGTAGACGGCACTCTGCCCCTGGACCAGGCCAGAAGGGCAATAGTGGACCAAAGACAACCTCAGGACTGGAGACTTGTGTCAATCCACTGAAATCAAGTTCTGCCTCAAAGTGCTGCAAAAGACGTTTTAAACTGCGGAGTGTTTCAAACACACAGAAGGTTGCGGATTCTGTACAGGACTCTAAAGTTGGTCCTGGGAGATGGACCCTCCTACCACAGGTGTATTGGTTTTCCCAGCGGTACAGCTATCCTGGACTGGGCAGGGCCTGCCTGTCCCTACTACTGGGCTCTCAGGGCTCCTCCCAGCCCCGCCCTTCTTCCCTGGCTGCAGACTGCCTGCGCAGACTGGCCAGAGAGGCAGACTGTACAGAGACTCTGAAACGTGACCTAGTGAGTCTGGCCACCATGGCACTGAGCTGAGAGGGGGAGGGCTAGGAGGAAAGAGGGGTGTTGGTTGGTGATGGAGGTGAAGAGAGGATCAAATAGGAGATTATTAGGGATGGTATGAGATCATGTGATTGTCTCTCCAATGACACTGAAGTTAACGTTTGtcattgtgaaaatgtattttattttcaaaagtCTTTACAACATGATTAGCCTTCCTTCCTTGTGAATATCTGTCTTCGTCTCACAACAAATAACCTTTATATTCCAATATTGGTGTTTACAAAGTAATTGAAGTTTGAATTATTTTCTTCAGAATAGTACATTTATATTTAAAGAAGTCATGGGGCAATGTAAAGGGATGGGTTCTCAGACAATGAATCATGAGGAAATCAATTTTATCTCATGGTGCACTGTAAATTAAGTTGTAATATGCTAAATACTTTTGTTGCATGTAATGGTaacttttttttatattttcagtttGATTTTGAAATATACACAGATGTCCTGTATTGACTTGGATGAGTCTAATAATCAGGGTGGGACTGGGTGTTGTATATGCTGTAAATAAAGAGAACTTTAAGAGGAGCTGCAAGGTGAAGATAACAGACATCAGCTTTCACTCATGTGAATCCACGCTTCTCAATAAAGCTGTTTACATGTCTTTCTCTTTTGTCCTGTCTGAAAAGGCCTACTGTATCTAAAGGACAAGACAGATCAACACGAATGTTGGCCATGCGCACTAGATCACCTGCTCTGTGCTCAGATGAACAGTGGTGATTCAACATGTAGAATTGTCGGGAAATGAACAGAAAATgacagctgatgttctgtggTCACAGGCAAGAGCAAGGCCACACCCACTACGCACAGCCAACGTCTGTGTTGGTCTGTCTTGTCCTCAATGTATGTTTGGTGTTCAGAACTGAAATATACTTGTATGTTTACATACTAGTTCCATTCATCTTACACATATAATAACATCAGACAGTTGGAGGTAAACAAATGAGAAGCCACTCAGTGTGTGTGATACAGTAAAACtagtatattttttatttctatctgactgggagcaccatagtCAGTAGTGTTGCTAATTGGCCCCTTGGTCAGTAGCATAATGCCAGGTTCATTAGAGCTATAGATTAGAGCTATTCAGCATGTAGCAATCAGGGAAGGTGGATGATCAGCATAGAGTTAGGAGGGTTCCTTAGTGGCGGGTGCCCTCATAACCCTCAGGAAGAGCATTTTCATGAGGGTTGTGGAAGAGAGAGTGGTTGCCATCACCCCAGGGCCATTTCTGAAAGAGAAATTTGTTTCATCATTCAGGATAGATTGGAGAAAACTAGACCTATGTTCAGAAAGACAtcccactactactaccaatCCTAACATGTAGATGATATCAGAGTGCCTCCGGTATCACCTTGGTGCGGATGCGAAGGTGTGAGTAGGCCACAAACTCAGGGGGTTCATGGGAGTGCTGCTGCATCTTCATGTAGGCGTTGGCGATGCAGACGGCCACACCAGGTAGGGCCAACACAAACGACAGGATCTTCCAGGTCCTAGCTGTGGAGTTCAAACCAGTTCCGCTAGATCAGACTCAACGGTTCTGTGTGACCCTGAGTTATCAAGGCTTGGGTAGATCACAACACCAGCATAACTAAGTAACAGAGCAGCTCCAAAACACTGATGATCCAGTTCAGATTTCAGTGACTCGGCCTTGGTTCCTTGTCTCAGGCACTGACATGCAGGACAGAAGCGCCTCAATTACAATATGATACATTTGTAAGTCACCTGACAGGCCTAAATACAGAGCACAAACATTTAATGAATGTAAGAGGAAGACTGCCAACTTTCCACAAACCTCCACAAACCCAGAAGCCCAACTCAACACAAAAGGTGCAGGCAGTAGAGCAGACAGAATATAACAATATGAGGAGTTAAGTACGTTACACACACCTGATCCTCCCTCATGGCCTGCGTGTGATGCAGCAGCTAATACCCTGCGGGCCGCCATCGATGCAGGAGACGCCATTCCTGTGGAGTACAGACAGACAACTTTTAAACCAATGGACAGAGGATAGAACTGGGAATTAGTTTCCATGTTTGTGTAGACGGAGAGGCAGTAGGCTATGTTCAGATGTGTACATTTATTCCTTTTAGAAAAGTGCTATTATATTTATAGGTCATTTATTACACCCTATAGACAAGATGAAATAATCCAGGTCTAGGCCCACACGTTATCTATGTCAAAGGTTTGTATTGTGGCTCCTCTACCCCAGCAATGGCACACACAGTAAGTAGGTCAAGCTAAAGCTCTCAATAAACCTTCATAGATAAGATACCCCATTAAAATGGCTCACAATACATGTTAACTGGCAGTAAATGTCTAACCTAGTCATTTTCAAATGAAGTCAAATACATTTCATAAATATTGGGTTTTAAATACCTAAATGAAAAGAGAAGTAAAGTTAAAAACAGTCAGAAGCCATGCCATAGGCCTGTTGATATTACTGGTGATCTGAAATGGGAAACACTTGGGAAGAAAAAATTAAACAAATACCATAAAATCTATAAAAACTTTCTGTTCTTTATCCAAAAAGTTTAACTCACCTTTAATTTTGTTGGTCAGTCTTTTGTCCCTTTCTCTTTCTGCACCTTTGTGTATGTTTGTCCTTCAGCCTGGACTGAACAGAACTGTGAGACTCCTCCCCGTTgcaacctgtctgtctgccaaGAAATATCAAGTTTATATTTGGTCAAGTGCAAAAGGCAGGCCGGAAGATCTGTGATAGAGAGGAAGAAGGAATGGAATGGGTGTTTGACATTGTCTGTTGTGTTTTTGTCTCTTTGTAAACTgcatatgaggtgtgtgtgtgtgtgtgtgtgtgtgtgtgtgtgtgtgtgtgtgtgtgtgtgtgtgtgtgtgtgtgtgtgtgtgtgtgtgtgtgtgtgtgtgtgtgtgtgtgtgtgtgtgtgtgtgtgtgtgtgtgtgtgtgtgtgtgtgtgtgtgtgtgtgtgtgcatgtcagaTAATAGTGTCCGTGGTGTAGGCCTACCGTATTGAAGCTGACAGAACCATAGGTTTAATGCTGCACATTTGGGTTTgaaattaaataatgaatattGACATTCAAAGACGAGATAGCAAATAGGTCTAGAAGTGTAGTATTACTTCACTATAGATAAATATCATATCAGAACAATAGAGGTGCGTGGGTaagaaaagccatattacaacctatgtgttgtaataattgcgttgtttgctctataacctgttagttcatgtGCCTTGCGGCCTTGATATATAGacctaaaggccgagacaataagaagacacagtggcagaatacattCAACTACagctttgtttcatcacaaaaccgacaagcaacctctgtccagtgaagtccacagtgaagtccacaaagcatattgcatgtaacaaacagttacatgacctacagcagggTCAAGCAAGTTactgtttccgacattttcggaccactaaacaactatggATTTAGAAGCACTgtgagttaccgcaagtcgcaaagaaaacagaaactgcctccactattccagcaccatttcaacttcaacatttcaacatcatcaaatcacctatgcttagtctaatacagtgacaactaaaagataccaaaaacattTACTCTAATCTACGTAAGcaaaatatgatgtggctgttgatgtttctgatttctgtgtgcgtGGGTGCTCGTTCGTGCAAGAGGAataaacatgttgactcaccctacttggagagaaatgccaatgccatcctcctctctttcatgttgacgaaacgaTCTATCActttgtcatacagtacacaaatgtattgttgttgtcttagtttacctggctaaaatgcttgctcgctagcctaacttcctttcatggaccATGTTAGCTAgttacatctagctacatattgaatgtccatcctctcaggcctggggcacaatgtatgaatgaatggttggatcagaatcggagtaataatcattggccagtacggagaattaagtaaaaccacaagtctaaatccctatctccatacatggctaatttaggaaagggacaattttagctagctagctagccacaggaggacaacaacgcaatgagatgcaacaattcaagttgtttctgccGATGACTTATGCTCTCCATACGATTTGATAGGAGTCACACCAAATCCAAGTTGGCTTCCCTTGATACTTTTTTTTGGTGCGCTAGGaacattcacagttgagctcactcagtttagctcaatgctgattggctattattttatacttttttcaTCATGGGAGgtcaaatgctcgctggcttcctttGCATTCAATACTACAGGTGgctacaatgtcatactcttttggaaCTACACATACAgtgacagaggggtgctgtttcacttGCTCgtatgctttctccggtgagataaaGTACAGTCGTgcccaaaagttttgagaatgacacaaatattaattttcacaaagtctgctgcctcagtgtctttagatatttttgtcagatgttactatggaatactgaagtataattacaagcatttcataagtgtcaaaggcttttattgacaattacatgaagttgatgcaaagagtcaatatttgcagtgttgacccttctttttcaagacctctgcaatctgccctggcatgctgtcaattaacttctgggccacatcctgactgatggcagcacattcttgcataatcaatgcttggagtttgtcagaatttgtgggtttttgtttgaccacaagttctcaatgggattaaggtctggggagtttcctggccatggacccaaatatcaatgttttgttccccgagccacttagttatcacttttgccttatggcaaggtgctccatcatgctggaaaaggcattgttcgtcaccaaactgttcctggatggttgggagaagttgctctcggaggatgtgttggtaccattctttattcatggctgtgttcttaggcaaaattgtgagtgagcccactcccttggctgagaagcaaccccacacatgaatggtctcaggatgctttactgttggcatgacacaggacggATGGTatcgctcaccttgtcttctccggacaagcttttttccggatgccacaaacaatcggaaaggggattcatcagagaaaattactttaccccagtcctcagcagtccaatccctgtaccctttgcagaatatctccttgaagttctttatgatccgataaatggttgatttaggtgcaatcttactggcagcaatatccttgcctgtgaagccctttttgtgcaaagcaatgatgacggcacgtgtttccttgtaggtaaccatggttgacagaggaagaacaatgattccaagcaccaccctccttttgaagcttccagtctgttattcgaactcaatcagcatgacagagggatctccagccttgtcttcgtcaacactcacacctgtgttaacgagagaatcactgacatgatgtcagctggtccttttgtggcagggctgtttttgggggattcagttaatttgtatggcaaagagggactttgcaattaattgcaattcatctgatcactcttcataacattctggagtatatgcaaattgccatcatacaaactgaggcagcagactttgtgaaaactaatatttgtgtcattctctaaacttttggccacgactgtacattcagcctcttgtgatTTGAAGGAAAAGGATTAAACACAAAATATATATTCTTTTAtatgtttttaaaatattttttcttggtGAATTTTGTGGGGAAGCCTGGCCtctcttggcatccatgaatgcACGCCACTGATAGTGAACCAACAAACCAactcaatgttgttgtttttacgGTCTGGGTACAGTCTTTTTACTGACCACCAGATGGGGCATTGTGTGCCTATGGCAGGATATCCAATTGACAAAGATTTTTACCCTCCTGTTTGGTGTTTCTCTAACTTGCCTAGATGCCTATTACTTCTCCCTCAACATCCATATGTGATCCTAGAGAAAATTATGCCTTACTGTATTTTCCCAAATATTTTTTTACCTACTTCCAGTCGGCTATTAGTTCCCTGAAATCAGTTCAACTCCTCTTCAGCCTACAAGACTGTCTTTTTGTGTGTTATTGATGTGTGTGTAACCTTGTgagtttcctctctgtctctgtgtttgatGTGTGTGTAACCATGTGAGTTTCttctgtgtgtgatgtgtgtaacCATGTCCGTTTCatctgtgtgtgatgtgtgtaacCATGTGAgtttcctctgtgtctgtgtgtgatgtgtgtaacCATGTGAgtttcctctgtgtctgtgtgtgatgtgtgtaacCATGTCCgtttcctctgtgtctgtgtgtgatgtgtgtaacCATGTGAgtttcctctgtgtctgtgtgtgatgtgtgtaacCATGTCCgtttcctctgtgtctgtgtgtgatgtgtgtaacCATGTGAgtttcctctgtgtctgtgtgtatatgaTGTGTGTAACCATGTGAgtttcctctgtgtctgtgtgtatatgaTGTGTGTAACCATGTGAgtttcctctgtgtctgtgtgtatatgaTGTGTGTAACCATGTGAgtttcctctgtgtctgtgtgtatatgaTGTGTGTAACCATGTGAgtttcctctgtgtctgtgtgtgagccaGCCTGTCCTTTTATAAGTGTGAATCCTTTATTTTCACACTATTTGTTGCGTGTTCCCGTCTCTGTCTGAGGAGCTTCCAGCTCCAATGCAAACAGCAGTGAGAGCCAGGCGTGAAGTCAGCctgtcagggttagggttagccagTCATGCAGGCAAGCAGTCTGGCCGTCTGGCCCTGTGTTATTGTAGGCACATGTTATGTTTTACTGTGCGCGTGCATATGCACTCATCAAGGCTCACAttgaaacacacacattcacaagtgtgtacacacacacacacacacacacacacacacacacacacacacacacacacacacacacacacacacacacacacacacacacacacacacacacacacacacacacacacacacacacacacacacacacttgttcgAATTGTTCACTCAAGCACACAATCAGTCTCACACATTCCCATGTTTCCactctttccagctctctcttACCACATACACCTGTTTATGTGAACCTGGCACACACCACTGCGTTGAGACACCTAGACTCAACAATGTtcaagtgtacacacacacacacacacacacacactcacacacacatgcaaagctCGCACACTTTGACTGTATGCCTTCAAAATGCCAAGCTAAAGATTGAGATGGCGTGAGCGGTTAGTGCCACCCTGGCATAGCGTTGACAATAAGTTGAGAGCATGTGCCCTGTTAGACGATGTCGAATCAGGCCATGCCAGCTCCAGAGGGGCTCCTGGGTCTGATATAGACCGTTCAGTTCTCCTCCCCCAATAAAGTCACTTCACGCTTACACCAGACAAAAAGAACTCAAGCAAATTCTTTCTAGTTATTTTCTTTCTTTGTCTTGGTTTAGTCACAGAAATGACATGGTTAGCCATGGTCACAtccatgttgtctgtatcagATGTATTGTGAGGCGTGATCCATTGTTGTTTAAAGTCATTTTGTAGTGGTACAGCGTTCCAAACATTACAACATGGGTCTTGAAAACATAGTATACTGAGCATTTGATGAGGGCGCCTCGAACAGCTAGTCCGTCAATTCCTGTCTGTATTTTTATGACCCTGAACTGAATTTAAACATTGTTCTGCATCACTGTCTTGGACAGTACAAGGGCTCATTTGTATTTTTCACACACTGTCTGGTGGGTAGCAAATGAGGTTGAGACTAGGCAAATCATGATCAAAAGTAGAAACGTTTAAAATCAAGACCTGTGACTATTACGTCGTTGGAAAGCTTTTCAACTCTGCCGATTGCACGAAGGCTTGAATATTTCCTTTAGAGGTTTTGACTGTCGTTCAGTacgaagagagggaagaggtgagggatGGAAGATAAAGAAGCTCTGTAAGGACACACCTTAATGTGAAATTCTATGAAAGTGGAAATTGCAAACAGCATAGACAGGGTAGATATACTGCCTTGGATGTGGAGAGATAGAGATGCAGGGAGAAAGTGAATATTGAGAGTTAGAGGACATGTGGAAACAGCTATCAGGGGAATGAGATGGGCAGTAGAGATGTGGAGATAATGACGCAGAAGGGTCAGAGAGAGGATGCTTAGGAGTGGGTGTAAAGTGGGAGGGGTCTGGTCAAGACACAGGGCAAAAGGTTCAGAGGTTTCATTCCCTGTGGGGACAGTCAATCTCTCACTATGTTCACTAATACAAACACGTGCACCCAACAGTACTGCGTTTacttatacactgaacaaaaatataaacgcaacatgcaacaatttcaaagatttgacagAGTTACaggtcatataaggaaatcagtcaatttaaataaattcattacgccctaatttatggatttcacatgactgggaatacagatatacatctgttggtcacagataccctaaaaaaaagggaggggcgtggatcagtcagtatctggtgtgaccaccatttgcctcatgcagcgcgacacattttctttgcatagagttgatcaggctgttgattggggcctgtggaatgttgtcccactcctcttcaatggttgtgcgaagttgctggatattggcgggaactggaactgtcaatccagagcatcccaaacatgctcaatgggtgacatgtctggtgagtatgcagaccatggaagaactgggacattttcagcttccaggaattgtgtacagatgctTGTAgcatggggctgtgcattgtcatgctgaaacatgaggtgatggcggcg is from Salvelinus namaycush isolate Seneca chromosome 41, SaNama_1.0, whole genome shotgun sequence and encodes:
- the armc5 gene encoding armadillo repeat-containing protein 5 — protein: MASKSVPGIQKHGTCLGNPREVSSASPETSLTWCLSQLSKPGRAAAEDHKPGTAGPDTSGHRQLDKRVKAGQWRALVAIRTQHIKGGSSGIARFRGQGGLRTLLDLLKHPECSRKTLDLVLSILANCCTERQTRVEVRKLHGISIVGKKCKFALPFLVGILKKNVAMETIQNRAARALGNLAMDPESSTLIHSAGGVPLLLLCVSLASAPSPPSDDPLEAPSSKLECAQSAVRALLYLADTPSNRLLLLTQGTLTALAPLIAPEYPLGLRRAALRTLHELTRSCGVECAREVSRSGVLAQLGVMASGEAAKPFEELALKTLANMCTQGCLRPLVGSLGVIQKFTEEVKKDGLKSGVFLKALCLCCKEAVNRAKVKESGGLEVLIGFLGVHRSHPLDRLVILACVDFVYDEAALEQLQELGIVPLLVARLVELAKGEEPSAGKMDVSLTSTMFASELLSTSCFDSFDFPPPEGNRKEEMGKEHVLGSSSFLSLRSWLVSEGLISSEGDLLDSPGGTEGDWGSLHIPSSSPQTSSTNCHSPLKCLSPTRSLPSSTPLSAPKSRSQSTPSTSTSSPAQVHMSYPSKTADLSPCVPLPSSTSTPQAQPSSSTSTPQAQPSSSTSTPQAQPSSSTSNPRAQPSSSTSTPRAQPGSSTSSLPSPTIPPLTSVSPSKFSSPPRKWPRVPSTTRSSVVPLDTPPTVSRPQAYHHPYHPEPWAPESPILLLLSRFSHATDPSAALVNSGIISGLLFYLSQHQDPSGRCFRMLCRLSCNPNCLQALVRTGSVALIRHHLVQRGSDPESWGAGERQTDRVKAKVKQLGLALLSNLRVQCESGFGSGVLSHVMLSGSESDKLNCALSLPLINGNKALLKKLLLDNGGLLLALEPLGCNEDEEEEDHHTSECRRLLSDCLNSPQHVSAPQLHSLYFSLLIGCLSSLMGCPKTVLAKRRCRVLSPIKPLSVSQTGKASPPPLKKPRLVNICPYNDSTFDLLFLLDDGSQVSANREAVAGAEGTEVVGSEYFRALLRGGFGEAQGRTGEAIPIRDVSQGMLLPVLHYLHGCRLNKDGETAEEQGDEMEREGRGECQILGSLASEGLGVWRDGAEEPSPEAQGFQKTPLAETMMGACRFLVTELQREVEDLCVSLLSCSAKNAGRIADVGKKPPSNMDQYGSEGESADESLANRTSGLELSGSEGQTDSLAPTVTAGQAESLHGSGLQPCQQTEGRRHSAPGPGQKGNSGPKTTSGLETCVNPLKSSSASKCCKRRFKLRSVSNTQKVADSVQDSKVGPGRWTLLPQVYWFSQRYSYPGLGRACLSLLLGSQGSSQPRPSSLAADCLRRLAREADCTETLKRDLVSLATMALS
- the LOC120034123 gene encoding cytochrome c oxidase subunit 6A, mitochondrial → MASPASMAARRVLAAASHAGHEGGSARTWKILSFVLALPGVAVCIANAYMKMQQHSHEPPEFVAYSHLRIRTKKWPWGDGNHSLFHNPHENALPEGYEGTRH